A stretch of Bradyrhizobium sp. AZCC 2262 DNA encodes these proteins:
- a CDS encoding AGE family epimerase/isomerase translates to MAERDTAAAADTLDSADIVARLKLRMIDHCLPLWSTEGWDDVAGGFIDRLDPDGRADRLAPRRVFVQARQIYCYAKAAQMGWYPDGRAIALKGLDHLLAKAKAPDGRPGFVHTLTPDGAVLDPLRDSYDHAFVLLALATVHALDRDAQIRAEIDALCHFVDTELRSPHGGVHEGLPVSLPRRQNPQMHLFEAMIAAFDATHDMVFQNRAGNFFSLFLANLYDKQRQVLGEYFEEDWSKIEPISVEPGHQAEWAWLLKGFERITGCPTGRYRGELLASALRYRDAATGCLIDEGDAGGNIRRHTRRLWPQTEIAKAWIAQAEAGEAGAADEARAALARLERHYLSHPVAGGWYDQFDRDGNSLVATIPASSFYHVLCAVTEAEQVIG, encoded by the coding sequence ATGGCTGAAAGAGATACCGCTGCGGCGGCAGATACGCTGGATTCGGCCGATATCGTCGCGAGGCTGAAGCTTCGCATGATCGACCATTGCCTGCCGCTGTGGTCGACCGAAGGCTGGGACGACGTAGCGGGCGGTTTTATCGATCGGCTCGATCCGGACGGCCGCGCGGACCGCCTGGCGCCGCGCCGGGTCTTTGTGCAGGCGCGCCAGATCTATTGCTACGCCAAGGCGGCGCAAATGGGCTGGTATCCCGACGGCCGCGCGATCGCGCTGAAGGGCTTGGATCATCTCTTGGCGAAAGCGAAAGCCCCTGACGGCAGGCCGGGCTTTGTCCACACCTTGACGCCGGATGGCGCCGTGCTGGATCCGTTGCGCGATTCCTACGACCACGCCTTCGTGCTGTTGGCGTTGGCAACCGTCCACGCGCTCGATCGTGACGCGCAAATCCGCGCCGAGATCGATGCGCTGTGCCATTTCGTCGATACGGAGCTGCGCTCGCCGCATGGCGGGGTGCACGAAGGATTGCCGGTCTCGCTGCCGCGGCGGCAGAACCCGCAGATGCATCTGTTCGAAGCGATGATCGCGGCGTTCGACGCCACGCACGACATGGTATTCCAGAACAGGGCCGGGAATTTCTTCAGCCTGTTTCTGGCCAATCTCTACGACAAGCAACGGCAGGTGCTTGGCGAGTATTTCGAAGAGGACTGGTCGAAGATCGAGCCCATCAGCGTCGAGCCGGGGCATCAGGCGGAGTGGGCCTGGCTGTTGAAGGGCTTTGAACGCATCACCGGCTGCCCGACCGGCCGCTACCGCGGCGAATTGCTGGCGTCGGCGCTGCGCTATCGTGACGCGGCGACCGGCTGCCTGATCGACGAAGGCGACGCCGGCGGCAACATCAGGCGGCATACGCGCCGGCTGTGGCCGCAGACCGAAATCGCAAAGGCGTGGATCGCGCAGGCTGAAGCGGGCGAGGCGGGAGCCGCAGATGAAGCGCGCGCGGCGTTGGCGCGGCTCGAACGGCATTATCTCAGCCATCCCGTGGCGGGCGGCTGGTACGACCAGTTCGATCGCGACGGCAACTCGCTGGTCGCGACCATTCCTGCGTCTTCGTTCTACCATGTGCTTTGCGCGGTGACGGAAGCGGAGCAGGTTATCGGCTAG
- a CDS encoding ABC transporter ATP-binding protein, which yields MTEATVINRPATAAAQAAPLLSVRNIEVVYDKVILVLRGLSLDVQKGAIVALLGANGAGKSTTLKAISGLLKTEDGEVIRGEILFDGARIDGIDPDKIVRRGIFQVMEGRRIISDMTSIENLKLGAFTRTDNEVGDDIDMVFRYFPRLKERTGLAGYLSGGEQQMLAIGRALMARPKMILMDEPSMGLSPLLVKEVFAIIKEINRDLGVTILLVEQNARAALSVASHGYIMEQGKVVLDGTADELRDNEDVKEFYLGGAGDQRKSFKNLKSFKRRKRWL from the coding sequence ATGACTGAAGCAACCGTAATCAATCGTCCCGCGACGGCGGCGGCACAGGCCGCCCCGTTGCTCAGCGTCCGCAACATCGAGGTGGTCTACGACAAGGTCATCCTGGTGCTGCGCGGCCTCAGCCTCGACGTGCAAAAGGGCGCGATCGTAGCCCTGCTCGGGGCCAATGGCGCCGGCAAGTCGACGACGCTGAAGGCGATCTCGGGCCTTCTCAAGACCGAAGACGGCGAAGTCATCCGCGGCGAGATCCTTTTCGACGGCGCGCGCATCGACGGCATCGATCCCGACAAGATCGTCCGCCGCGGCATCTTCCAGGTGATGGAAGGCCGCCGCATCATCTCCGACATGACCTCGATCGAGAATCTGAAGCTCGGCGCCTTCACCCGCACCGACAACGAGGTCGGCGACGACATCGACATGGTCTTCAGATATTTCCCTCGCCTGAAAGAGCGCACCGGGCTGGCCGGCTATCTCTCCGGAGGCGAGCAGCAGATGCTGGCGATCGGTCGCGCGCTGATGGCGCGGCCCAAGATGATCCTGATGGACGAGCCGTCGATGGGCCTGTCCCCGCTCCTGGTCAAGGAGGTGTTTGCCATCATCAAGGAGATCAACCGCGACCTCGGCGTCACCATCTTGCTGGTGGAGCAGAACGCGCGCGCGGCGCTGTCGGTCGCAAGCCACGGCTACATCATGGAACAGGGCAAGGTGGTGCTCGACGGCACCGCCGACGAATTGCGCGACAACGAGGACGTCAAGGAATTCTACCTCGGCGGCGCCGGCGACCAGCGCAAGAGCTTCAAAAACCTGAAAAGCTTCAAGCGGCGAAAGCGGTGGCTGTGA
- a CDS encoding ABC transporter substrate-binding protein encodes MTMKTLLSTASLALLLGSTAASAQAPISLGHLADYSGATSDVGTPFGQGVADTYAWINKNGGISGAKVNVDTVDYGYQVPRAIAQYKKWSGSDKVAAILGWGTADTEALTGFLAQDKIPDISASYAAALSDPTGAGGKAKPAPYNFFYGPSYSDAVRGMLTWAAEDWKAKGKPGKPKFVHMGANHPYPNAPKAAGEAMAAELGFDLLPPIVFALTPGDYSAQCLTLKSSGANYAYLGNTAGSNISVLNACKAAGVDVQFLGNVWGMDENAAKAAGAAADGVVFPLRTAVAWGGNAPGMKTFMEISKMSDAAGTAYRPVHYLAGVCTALYMKEAVEWAAKNGGATGENVKKGFYQKKDWVPAGGEGICNPSTFTETDHRGTLKVDLYRMKVAGATDAPLNDLVKNGGIKMEKVKTIDLPRKPEWLGW; translated from the coding sequence ATGACGATGAAGACTCTACTGAGCACCGCCTCGCTGGCTTTGCTGTTGGGTAGCACCGCGGCATCAGCCCAGGCGCCGATCTCGCTGGGGCATCTCGCCGACTATTCGGGCGCCACCTCTGACGTCGGAACGCCGTTCGGACAGGGTGTCGCGGACACCTATGCATGGATCAACAAGAATGGCGGCATCAGCGGCGCCAAGGTCAATGTCGACACCGTCGATTACGGCTATCAGGTGCCGCGCGCCATCGCCCAGTACAAGAAATGGTCGGGCTCCGACAAGGTCGCCGCCATTCTCGGCTGGGGCACCGCCGACACCGAGGCACTGACGGGATTCCTGGCCCAGGACAAGATCCCCGATATTTCGGCATCCTATGCCGCCGCACTCTCCGACCCGACGGGTGCCGGCGGCAAGGCCAAGCCCGCACCCTATAATTTTTTCTACGGCCCGAGCTATTCGGACGCGGTTCGCGGCATGCTGACCTGGGCAGCCGAGGACTGGAAAGCGAAGGGCAAGCCGGGCAAGCCGAAGTTCGTCCATATGGGTGCCAACCACCCCTACCCGAACGCACCCAAGGCGGCGGGTGAAGCAATGGCCGCCGAACTCGGCTTCGACCTGCTGCCGCCGATCGTGTTCGCCCTGACGCCTGGCGACTACAGCGCGCAGTGCCTGACCCTGAAGAGCTCGGGCGCCAACTACGCTTATCTGGGCAACACCGCCGGCTCGAACATCTCCGTGCTCAACGCATGCAAGGCCGCGGGCGTCGACGTGCAGTTCCTCGGCAACGTCTGGGGCATGGACGAGAACGCCGCCAAGGCCGCCGGCGCTGCCGCCGATGGCGTGGTGTTCCCGCTGCGCACCGCGGTGGCATGGGGCGGCAACGCGCCCGGCATGAAGACCTTCATGGAAATCTCCAAGATGTCGGATGCGGCCGGCACCGCCTACCGTCCCGTGCACTACCTCGCCGGCGTCTGCACCGCGCTCTACATGAAGGAAGCCGTCGAATGGGCTGCCAAGAACGGCGGCGCCACCGGCGAGAACGTCAAGAAGGGTTTTTATCAGAAGAAGGATTGGGTGCCCGCCGGCGGCGAAGGCATCTGCAATCCCTCGACCTTCACCGAGACGGATCACCGCGGCACGCTCAAGGTTGATCTCTATCGCATGAAGGTCGCCGGCGCGACCGATGCTCCGCTCAACGATCTAGTCAAGAACGGCGGCATCAAGATGGAGAAGGTGAAGACGATCGACCTGCCGCGCAAGCCCGAGTGGCTCGGCTGGTAA
- a CDS encoding branched-chain amino acid ABC transporter permease: MAGQTFIPAGDFRTSYAADTTVFPTTTSRNAMIVGIVLICFAPHILNEYSLSLLIQIGIFGIAALGLNIVVGFTGQISIGHAAFFGFGAFTSAYLSNRFGIPVFFCIPLAGVVTAAVGLIFGLPAARLKGLYLAIATLAAQYILLDFFARAEWFTGGSVPASAEPFSLFGYSLRGDKKYFYVVLAYVVVCYLLVTNLIRTRDGRALVAVRDHYLSAEIMGINLTKYRTLSFGLAAFFAGVGGALYAHYNQVVSNEGFGIDRSIIFLAMIIIGGLGSIMGTLMGTAFMVLLPESMEWLSVALRGSPIDQFLGLKNNIAFLREMAIGVIIIVFLVFEPDGLAHRWRQIKAYWKLYPFSH; encoded by the coding sequence ATGGCAGGCCAGACTTTCATTCCCGCCGGCGATTTCCGCACCAGCTACGCGGCGGATACCACCGTGTTTCCGACCACGACCAGCCGCAACGCCATGATCGTGGGCATCGTCCTGATCTGCTTTGCACCTCACATCCTGAACGAATACAGCCTCAGCCTCCTGATCCAGATCGGCATCTTCGGCATCGCAGCGCTTGGGCTGAACATCGTCGTCGGCTTCACCGGCCAGATCTCGATCGGCCACGCCGCTTTCTTCGGCTTCGGCGCCTTCACGTCAGCCTATCTCTCGAACCGGTTCGGCATTCCCGTGTTCTTCTGCATTCCGCTCGCGGGCGTCGTGACGGCGGCGGTCGGCCTGATCTTCGGCCTGCCCGCCGCGCGGCTGAAAGGGCTCTATCTCGCGATCGCGACGCTGGCGGCGCAGTACATCCTGCTCGACTTCTTCGCGCGCGCCGAATGGTTCACCGGCGGCAGTGTTCCCGCCAGCGCCGAACCGTTCTCGCTCTTCGGCTATTCGCTGCGCGGCGACAAGAAATACTTCTACGTCGTGCTCGCCTATGTCGTCGTCTGCTATCTCCTCGTGACGAATCTGATCCGTACCCGCGACGGGCGCGCATTGGTCGCCGTGCGCGACCATTATCTGTCTGCCGAGATCATGGGCATCAACCTGACAAAATACCGGACGCTGTCGTTCGGCCTCGCCGCCTTCTTTGCCGGCGTCGGCGGCGCGCTCTATGCGCATTACAATCAGGTCGTCTCCAACGAAGGTTTCGGCATCGATCGCTCGATCATCTTCCTTGCGATGATCATCATCGGCGGGCTCGGCTCGATCATGGGCACGCTGATGGGCACGGCCTTCATGGTGCTGCTGCCGGAATCGATGGAATGGCTCAGCGTCGCGCTGCGCGGCAGTCCGATCGATCAATTTCTCGGACTAAAGAACAACATCGCTTTCTTGCGCGAGATGGCCATTGGCGTGATCATCATCGTCTTTCTGGTGTTCGAGCCGGATGGACTCGCGCATCGATGGCGTCAGATCAAGGCATACTGGAAACTCTACCCGTTCTCACATTGA
- a CDS encoding branched-chain amino acid ABC transporter permease, giving the protein MNTQLLIQLLVNGLVVGTLYGVVAMSFVLIYKATQVVNFAQGELLLVGAWVCWWLLTKYQVPFYLGMPITLVFMFLFGIAIQIFILRPMIGEPIISVIMVTIALSMVFAALMKWIFGVNLQPFPRIFQTQNINILGLQVQTVYLMSLAVSVAMMVGMAWFFRFSKYGLAMRATAFNQQVAQSLGISVKSVFAMAWAISATVSAVAGVVVAVVNGVSAGLSAYGVKVFPAAILGGLDSVGGAVLGGIIIGLLENFAHFLDSEYLHWGNLYEIAPFYALIIILMIKPYGLFGTKDIERV; this is encoded by the coding sequence ATGAACACCCAGCTCCTGATCCAGCTCCTAGTCAACGGCCTCGTGGTCGGCACGCTCTATGGCGTGGTCGCGATGTCGTTCGTGCTGATCTACAAGGCGACGCAGGTCGTGAACTTCGCGCAGGGCGAACTGCTGCTGGTCGGCGCCTGGGTATGCTGGTGGCTGCTCACCAAATATCAGGTCCCGTTCTATCTGGGCATGCCGATCACGCTGGTCTTCATGTTCCTGTTCGGCATCGCGATCCAGATCTTCATCCTGCGCCCCATGATCGGCGAGCCGATCATTTCCGTGATCATGGTGACGATCGCGCTGTCGATGGTATTCGCCGCGCTGATGAAGTGGATATTCGGCGTCAACCTGCAGCCGTTCCCGCGGATCTTCCAGACCCAGAACATCAATATCCTCGGATTGCAGGTGCAGACGGTCTATCTGATGAGCCTCGCGGTTTCGGTGGCGATGATGGTGGGAATGGCGTGGTTCTTCCGCTTCTCCAAATATGGTCTGGCGATGCGCGCCACCGCGTTCAACCAGCAGGTAGCGCAGTCGCTCGGCATCTCCGTGAAAAGCGTATTCGCGATGGCCTGGGCGATTTCGGCCACCGTCTCCGCCGTCGCGGGCGTGGTGGTCGCCGTCGTCAACGGCGTCTCGGCCGGGCTGTCCGCCTATGGCGTCAAGGTGTTTCCGGCGGCGATCCTAGGCGGTCTCGACAGCGTCGGCGGCGCGGTGCTGGGCGGCATTATCATCGGCCTTCTGGAGAATTTCGCACATTTTCTCGACAGCGAATATCTGCACTGGGGCAATCTCTACGAGATCGCGCCGTTCTATGCGCTGATCATCATTTTGATGATCAAGCCGTATGGCCTGTTCGGCACCAAAGACATCGAGCGGGTGTAA